DNA from Kryptolebias marmoratus isolate JLee-2015 linkage group LG8, ASM164957v2, whole genome shotgun sequence:
GGCGGCAACCAGTGGCAACCAGGGGGCTGTGGATGCTTGTAGTTATCTGAACCATATGGTCCATAACCCCTTTGTCTTGGGGGTCGTGTGGGAAGCTGAAAGAAAGGCTTTCTTTTAAGCGCTGCCTCAGTTTCTGACTGGTTGATTTTGGAGTGGAGGCCTTTTCTACCAGCTGCTTCAAGTCAGGCCACTCAGGTATGTAGCTTTCACAGAACTGCTCGGCAACAGAGCGAGCCTGCAGGCGCCGGATTCTGGACAGAGTCTCAAACCTTCCGGTCCTAAGGACCCAGTCCTTAAGACCCCTGCCTTGGACCAGGTCCACTGCATGCATGTCTGCACCTACAGAACGGGATGAGAGAGGCAGAAAGCAATGAAAGCAGCTCGGTGTAACACCACCACCATGTAGCTGCTTTTGGAGAACTGAGACATTTggtcacatattttaaaaaccttagatatatactaaaacaaaaaaatttgttgaaagaaaataaaaaaggacaacattTCTGCACAAATTTATCTCTTTCTTTTAAGCAGAAGCAATTGTTTGTTGTAATGTAATTTATCTGGGCTTGATGAACATAATTTTAAAGGaccaattcttttttttttctgtgaccaagtctgatttattttaatgtcaactattattgttttttttagtagaTTACTTTTTTAGTAGGTATTGTCAGATCTGTTTGAATTCATATGTGAGTTTTcagtaaaagaagaaataattcACACATATGAAAAAAtacctcctctttttttgttacttgTTTAATGAATAAAACCGACCTGGCTGAGAAAACAAGACTTATTAAAGAAACCTGGAAAATTATATTCTAATTCACTTAACAAGGAATTTTAATTACTTCAACTAAATTCAAGAGGCTGAATCAGTTCTAATagattttgttgttgattttattgtaaaaaaatgattataacctTGTGGAAAAATtccttaatgtatttttttttcagcaactAGCTTTTTAAGGGTTAGATTTATGTGCCATTgacaataataaattatttaacagaCATAAACTCAACATGTTGATGTTATGCAAGTCAAACATGCAGCTTATTCTTTTGAATGTAGATGAAGATAGTTTTGTACTTTTGCCGCATTTGACTATATTATTACATGAAGCCAGGCAATGATCTCTTTTAAAAGTCTATGATCAGGACTCTAAGGAGACCTTCTATAAATCATGCTATTAGGTTTTTAGATGTTGTGGCTCGTTTGTCTCTGAAtctatttaaaacagtttaagcCGAGTGTGGACTGAAACGTTTCATTGTTCCGTTCCAAATGTGTCAGCTGATCTAATCCCAGAGAAAGTTCAGCTTAGTTCACAGATCAGGTGTCCTGCTTTGTCACGTTGAACGAAGTATTTTTAGTTTACCTACCCCTCATTGTGAAGCACTCGTCTTTCATCTCATCGGTGAGGGAAACACTTGTTTTTACCCAAGCTTTTACTGGGTAGACTCGACTAAATGAGTCCAGGTGATTCGTGCTCAGGGTTCTGAACTCACCGTGCATCAGCAGGGCGGCCACACACTCCTCTCGGCCCTGCAGGCCCGCCTTGATGAGGGCCGTGAAGCCGCGGGGATCCCGGATCTCCATGTCCACGCCACGGTAATAGTTAAGGATATAGTTAAGGATTGTGATGAAGcctttattagaaaaaaatcaaaacatagTTATTATCCTGGGAATGATTGAAGCTCATATGTTGATGTTCGTTATATTTCCTTACACACCAGCCTGTGCAGCGATCATGAGGGCAGTGTTTCCATCATTGTCTTGGTGGTTGATGTCTATTAACAGACATTTGTGCAGGAGGGTGACAATATCGACAAAACCCTTGGTTACAGCCACCATCAGCCCATTCTGAAGAGGAACAAGACAGATATAAActattttaccattttactgtaatttattctacagaaatacacacaaagcCACTTTATTTGTgcaataaagacagaaatgatTCTTTTTCCCTCTCACCCTGCCATTGATGTCCAGCTCCATGGCTTCTTCTTTTGAGACCCCTCTCTCCATGATGCTGCCCAGGATTTCGGGGTCGTTCCTTATACAGGCCTCATACAGCGTCTGAGCTGGTTTTGTGTACTTTATCTCACTTTCATACTGGGGATATACAGAATCGTCGGAGAGTAAACTCTCGCAGTCCGAATCATCCTGGAAGACATCCAAGTCCTCTGATGGGCCAGCGCCCAGGTCTGGGTCCTCGTTTGCAGTCGCCATCGGGACCCTTTCAGTCAGGGATCACGCGGGGCGGTCAGGACTGCTGCACAGCACCAcacctgaaagaaagaaaaacagcaaatgtttctaaaatatttgAGATATCGACctcatttttcttaaatttaattatGTGACATAATGATGGATGGTCTGTAAAGTGCAGGACTTTTATTAAAGCTgtaatgtttaaacaaattatacCCCCATTAAGAGCAGGGATTTTCACTTTAGTTTACTGTATTGTGATTATTTGGTTCCAAAAGCTactgcagagaaagaaaaataggtTTAACTGCacacaaaaagttattttaatataaaactgacattaagtgagttttattttaattgctgTCAAAAATACAAgttcattttgttcaaaatgtgtTGGTGACTGTGAATATCTGTGTTTTGCCCTCAGAAAATGCACACATCCTCTCAGAATAGGCATCTTACACTCAGCACTCACACTTGCTGCATTAAACAGATCTGGTGACCTAAAGGTATGATGATTAAAGAGGATGAGGAGCTTTAACTCACCTCAGCCCTCCTGTCAGCGTGACTGATCTGTAAGTCTCCGTTTTACACAATGCATACATAACATCCTCATATGATATAACTGTATTGTTATGTTTTGGTCAGACTTGGTCATCGAGAGAAGAAAAGTTTGGGGTGAATAAATGAAGCTTGGAATAAGTGAAAGTAACCAtccaaacaataaataacatgtCAGGAGATGCTGCTCACCTGAGGAAGCTCAGTCtttgaaaataatctgaataaaagTGTACAAAAATAGGGGGGGACTGGGTTGAGACAGATTATGTGGAGCTGGAAGTGTTGGGAGTCCAATTTGATGACAGCGTCTGTCATTGTGCTTTAACAGGACCACACAACAAGGCCAGTGTTGTATAcagaggttttaaaaagttcattttttcgttattttttaaaaaaatgattaaatatcgAGGGAAAAAGCCACAAAGGTACAGTTTGCATGACATTCAAACATGAGTTGTGGAACCAGTGCTAACAATAGATTCATCAGTCCACCTTGGCCCGCACAACATTTCCACATCTTCTCATAACTTTTTCTACAGAATCAGAACATTTTCAGCCGAttacaaacatttcagtttaacaGGCTACTAAAATATTAGTAACTTCTGCAGTGTCAGATAAAATATAACTATTCAACGTTCTTGTAATTCAGAGCTTTGTCATGTAGAAGAGGGAGGATTAATCTCATGAAAATACTTCCTCTCGTTTTCTCGTTCTGCATAGAAAGCTGGTACTTTGACTCTCTGGCCTACACTTCCTGCTGAGCAACACCTTGCACTCTGGCCAGGCCTCTTCCTCTGAATCTTAATATGTGAGGCGTCTCAGTTgcatgaagatgttttgtaatAGAAACTTGAGTCAaagcagggaaagaaaaaaaaatcattagaaCAAAGAGAGACATTCAAAATCTCACCCTATAAAATCCAGCCATGGCTCAGTCCTCTTCTGGCTTGCTTTTGCTCTCAGTTGTCAAACCATCCTCTCATGCTGTCCTCTGCTCTTCTTGTTTGTGAGTTGTTGAAACTGGTTCAGGTTAAGTTCCCCAAACCGATTCCAGCTCTGGAACTTCCCCCTCTTCCCTCCcgtcatgttttattttgttcttactGGCCACTCAGGTTGCCTCATCAGTCAGGTCCCAACATAGATTCTGTTGTCCTTAAGTCAGGCAACGTGCTCTCTCCCTCTCATCCTGATTACTGAAGATTTAAGGATTAAAGAGGAATAAACAGACAGCAAGCCAACCTCGGTCCCCTGCTCTCAGTTTGTTGAGTTATTCCGCTCTCGCTCGTCTTCCTGGCTCCCACAGAATCTGCTCGTCTGTTGTGTGAGAGAAAACCTCGCttgctgtcaaaaaaaaaaaaagtgttgtgacTGAATCATTAAGGCTATGGCTTCCAAatctgctctgctgctgaagACCCCCTGCCTGAATGATGCCAGAGCTTCTTTGTAATGGGAGACAAAGTCTGGGGCTTTTTTTGTCCCATTTGCTGGGACAACAAACTCACCCTGGTTTTTGCTCTCACCCAGAGGGCCACAGTGGTAATTGCTCCCATAGCAGGGATGGCACACCCAAATAGGGTTGGAAATGCAGCGCTGATCTAAAGTTATTGTGCACATGGACACAGATGTTGTGAAACAACAACTCATTTTGCAAAATCAAACTGGTCAGCTTGATGTCTGAAGCCTCGTGTTTAAAATTTAACCTCAACTTTGGTCTACATTCCCTTGTGGACAGGAATATTGCGTTAACGAGTTTATTCATAGCAGCAATGACTTAGTCCCGGCGTAGCGAAGGTCACGTAAAAAAGATTAACCCTCATATTGAACTGGAAAGGGGCCCAGCTCAGACTGGCTGTGCATTTATTTGCAGCTCGTTACGCAACTGCTGGTCTCTGTTTGAGGGGAGCTGACTGCCGCCTGCTGACCGAACTGAGGAGGACAGCTCAGGGACATGAGCTGTGTTTACGAGGTGTTGGACAGTGAAATATTCACACAGCTCACGAATAACAGCTCTatcccagctgcagctgctgctcacaTTGCCTCTAAATGTATCTACAAACGTGTTCAATTTAAACTTATAGTTgtccacatttttcttttatccagGTTTTAATTATCACCCTCCTCCacaaaaggcaggtgataatgtaacTACCTGTGcatctctgttagcaaaatatctcatgaacagctgggtggattttattgaaatcatAGGATGcgcatctacagctcattaccTTCTGGAGATCAACCCAATTTATGGCAGCTACAGCTTGTTGAcgtcagcaaacacaaaaatggctggaactgtgttggttttacagatattgagctaaaatttggtgtgatagtagttgATAAGCATACTCtttacatactctgagcactaacagataaaaaaatccttctttaaaactctggcatgaaagttggcgggtaatatgcattcaATCTAATTTGAAGACCagaacagagtttttttttgttataattttgaGCTCTCTGGTTCTCTGAGCGGCCtatcagatttaaaatgtttacagagaGACATGTTGGTCATTTGAAGGTGGCGCGCCTCCAACAacgtaatttttttaaaaatccccaTCGAAAGCCCCGGGTGAGTTCTCATCAGAAGCTGCCCTTTTGGCTGTGGATCATGAGCTCAGTTCCATAGCATAAGTCTAACCTGACCTGTTActcaaaaggtgaagctctaTGTTTAGACACAAGAGCTTAGTCGGGTCTTTGCTGATATGAAACacaggaagagagaaagaggCACGTCTGTAGGGGGAATTGGCAGGAAATTTCAGAGGAAAGGGAAGTCTGTTTGGCACAAAAGGGCGGGGTGGGGATTGGTGtattttggatgttttcctctttttcgtTTTAAATatgccaaaaaagaaaaaaaaaaattaaatcttctTAACCAGATGAGGGCAGCATAGCTCACCCAGCAGACGTTTTGTTTCTCCCACATCGCTCAGATTTCCCCAAGAAAAACCTTCAGACTTTACGAATAATTATGATGCATCTGCGAGAGAACATTTTGTTCTGCTTCCCCACCTTGTGATAGCACTCAGAATTTCCTTTTAGGGTCGgggttattttttcttcttttactttaaattccTCGCAGAGACACTCACTCATCGTTGCAGAAGCCTGTCCAGCTGCTCCCCAGACACCCTGGTACCCAGCAAGAGAACTTGGAAGAGGCTTGGGACAAAGTGAGCTAAGTTTAGCCATCTTAGTGACTGATTGTAAAGGCAGACATGCGCTCTGCTAATATTAGACTGTTGGCACTCTCTGCAGGACTGATCTTAGCAGCACATTGCTCAGACTTCACGAGCTATATCGTTTCCATCTTCCATCTGTGGCTACAGACAGATCCTGTGTCGTGTGTCTGAAAGCAGGAGTCAGGTGACTGAAGGGAAGCAGGAAGGAAGCAGAGATGCTGAACTTGCTTGAAGAGAGTTGAGGCGATGTGTGGAAGGAGATAACAACAGGAAGTGGATGTTCCTCGTGACAGGAAGTGAATGTTCCAGAGTctaaaaaatgaatgatttatgAACTGGATAAGAGGTAGGTTAGGGAGGTCTGTAGGGGGACACAGCATCcagtccagggtgtaccccccACAGACCCTTCCACAGATGGTGCAGCCTCCAGCTCCCAACCTCTCtctgcagaaaatgaatggaggCAAGTTTGAACAAAGAGGTTAAGTTGTTCAATTTGGTGAAAAATACTGCAttagttttgaaatatttgcttCAACTGAAAGTGATGTGGCATTGAAACATTCGTCCATCAGACTTGTCTTCTTTATGCAATACAACACCAAGAAACAAATACAATACCTCTAAAAGAGAACAGTTCAAAAATTTTTACTATGGAGCCAGATTTCcttgtaatttttaaagtggtctttaCTATAGCTCCTTAAAGGTCTTTAaaagttctttctttttagtctttggggacttttttttttcattttctatcCATTAACTGAGCATTTTAAAAGTAatgatattttttaatcattcaggTATATTTTACTCAAGAGATGATCCAGTCTTGTAGCagagaaatcacatttttaggcaccttttttttaccagcagcctgtcacaaagactaAATTTGATCcaatttctttagttaaataaaacttttacagataacacagtttgacacaaaataGTATCTATTAGTTGGAAACTTGACATACAGTAGGCGATCGGCTGAAGGCTGACGtgtctctcaggtcctgtttcaggttttctttctgcatttcTTACAAACATGACTTTCCAACGTGGTTATATTTCCTGACCCGTCTTCTTTCGTCCTCTACTTGTtccttatatttattttttaaaacacacacacagcacaatTTGCAGTCATGTTCAGAATCAAGCACAGCAcgaaaaatgtgtgaaaaagtagccaaagtccaaaaaaagctttgaaagacCATCAAAATACCCAGAGAACCACTTAGAAAGACCGAATTAAAAGATGACTAGAAAGTCTGGGTCCTTGGTGTGAAGCATAAACACTTCTCAagggttttaaaagttttgcacagcactgtcagctgcaaatattttcccaaaaaaaatcacaactctCTCCATTTTCATCTggactggtttaaaaaaaaaaaacttgattctGATGTTTTGGCTTCTGATGGTGTGAGTCATGTGGATTATGAACTTTGCGCAGCTTCTGGAAGCAGATTCTTCCACCTCTGAGATTAGTGTTTCCACATTACTCTGCTGCGATCGGCTGCAGTGTCTCTGCGGTATTCATGACTGAAACTGTAACCGAACTGGCTGTAGGTCTTAATTGGACATTTTTCAGCCACTGTTTTTGCACAATAGTGAGCAGATGTCCGTATCTCTCGTGAATCAATGATGGGAAGATTATAATAAATGATATCActtaaaatttttaaacatcCACGGTTAGTCTGCTGAAGAGCAATGagtttcagttgttttactCAGAAAAGAATACATGgcataattttaaaatgac
Protein-coding regions in this window:
- the ankrd33aa gene encoding photoreceptor ankyrin repeat protein, which encodes MATANEDPDLGAGPSEDLDVFQDDSDCESLLSDDSVYPQYESEIKYTKPAQTLYEACIRNDPEILGSIMERGVSKEEAMELDINGRNGLMVAVTKGFVDIVTLLHKCLLIDINHQDNDGNTALMIAAQAGFITILNYILNYYRGVDMEIRDPRGFTALIKAGLQGREECVAALLMHGADMHAVDLVQGRGLKDWVLRTGRFETLSRIRRLQARSVAEQFCESYIPEWPDLKQLVEKASTPKSTSQKLRQRLKESLSFSFPHDPQDKGVMDHMVQITTSIHSPLVATGCRPLCPTSPPEIGKRRFAIPELLEKHSSKELEEKTVSHSNGSITSASPTALSATSVSLASCCQDPERRESLPVGGIRSFIPRSMAHRNSIFPSGCIPKIEVTKSGDRTPKKEKKKRRQKGYLEPPVWKYKQAKEEKKREKKKQAMQKEQDKKSKGSKKSSSKT